In Chitinibacter sp. SCUT-21, a single genomic region encodes these proteins:
- a CDS encoding adenylosuccinate synthase encodes MSRNVVVIGTQWGDEGKGKIVDWLTDHASGVVRFQGGHNAGHTLIVGGKKTVLRLIPSGILHPGKACFIGNGVVISPEALLKEIDELTTAGIDVMSRLRISEACPLILPYHIAIDQAREAAKGEKKIGTTGRGIGPAYEDKIARRSIRLQDLYHPERFAAKLLENLDWYNFALKNYFNAPTLDFQTIYDETLAYAERIKPMLGDVSRTLYEMNKAGEPLLFEGAQGTLLDVDHGTYPYVTSSNCVAGAAAPGAGVAPQMLQYVLGIVKAYTTRVGSGPFPTELFDDVGAGLAKRGNEFGSVTGRPRRCGWFDAAALKRSIQINGVSGLCVTKLDVMDGIETIKLCVGYKVNGVETDILPVGADDIALCEPIYEEWAGWTESTFGVKSWDALPENARKYLQRIAEICEAPIDIVSTGPDREETIVLRHPYQG; translated from the coding sequence ATGAGCAGAAATGTAGTCGTTATCGGTACCCAGTGGGGTGACGAAGGTAAGGGCAAGATTGTTGACTGGCTGACCGATCACGCATCAGGCGTGGTGCGCTTTCAAGGCGGTCACAACGCTGGCCATACGCTGATTGTTGGCGGCAAAAAAACAGTTCTGCGTTTGATCCCATCGGGCATCTTGCACCCTGGTAAAGCGTGTTTTATCGGCAATGGCGTAGTGATTTCACCAGAAGCTTTGCTCAAAGAAATCGACGAATTGACGACTGCTGGCATCGACGTAATGAGCCGCCTGCGCATTTCTGAAGCTTGTCCGCTGATTCTGCCGTACCACATCGCCATCGACCAAGCGCGTGAAGCGGCGAAGGGCGAGAAAAAAATCGGTACCACGGGTCGTGGTATCGGTCCTGCTTACGAAGACAAAATCGCGCGTCGCTCGATCCGTCTGCAAGACCTGTATCACCCAGAGCGTTTCGCAGCTAAATTGCTCGAAAACCTCGACTGGTACAACTTTGCATTGAAAAATTACTTCAATGCTCCAACTCTTGATTTCCAAACAATTTACGACGAAACCTTAGCGTATGCTGAGCGTATTAAGCCTATGCTGGGTGACGTATCGCGTACTTTGTACGAGATGAACAAGGCAGGCGAGCCGCTGTTGTTTGAAGGTGCTCAAGGTACTTTGCTCGACGTAGATCACGGTACTTACCCGTACGTGACTTCAAGTAACTGTGTAGCCGGTGCTGCTGCGCCAGGCGCGGGTGTTGCGCCACAAATGCTGCAATACGTGTTGGGTATTGTGAAAGCGTACACCACGCGTGTTGGCTCTGGCCCATTCCCAACAGAGTTGTTCGATGACGTTGGTGCTGGCTTGGCGAAACGTGGCAACGAATTTGGTTCAGTCACTGGTCGTCCACGTCGCTGTGGTTGGTTTGATGCTGCTGCGCTCAAACGTTCAATCCAAATCAATGGCGTTTCAGGTTTGTGTGTCACTAAACTTGACGTCATGGACGGTATCGAAACGATCAAGCTGTGCGTTGGCTATAAAGTGAACGGTGTTGAAACTGATATCTTGCCAGTAGGTGCTGATGATATCGCGCTATGCGAACCAATCTACGAAGAGTGGGCTGGCTGGACAGAGAGCACATTTGGCGTGAAGTCTTGGGATGCCTTGCCAGAAAACGCGCGCAAATACTTGCAGCGTATTGCTGAGATCTGCGAAGCGCCAATTGATATCGTGTCAACTGGCCCAGATCGCGAAGAAACCATCGTTTTGCGCCACCCATACCAAGGTTAA
- a CDS encoding ATP phosphoribosyltransferase regulatory subunit translates to MMRNWILPEYISDVLPAEARQIESMRRRMLDQFALYGYEQVEPPLVEYVESLLTQHDAALDLKTFKLVDELSGRQMGLRADITPQVARIDSHILNRQGVTRLCYTGSVLCTRPDGLLSTRQPRQIGAEIYGCASLAADVEIIELMFASLAEAGVMDVTLEVGHIGLFTALADAANFQGEVRQLAFNALKQKDSPTLKALTEDVDAKLAQGLLALANCYGDLGVLQRAREVLPNLAAVTTALNTLEQLHTALSARGIAVRFDLAELPGSYYHTGLVFNAYAKGFTNAVSRGGRYDSVGEKFGRSRPATGFSIDLRSLTSVPFPHRKAGILAPASDDVALLQLIRSLREQGETVIVDLGVVQSEVQVDRTLQQKEGVWQVLSL, encoded by the coding sequence ATGATGCGTAATTGGATTCTGCCTGAATATATCTCTGACGTTCTGCCTGCTGAGGCACGTCAAATTGAAAGTATGCGCCGTCGCATGCTTGATCAGTTTGCTCTATATGGTTATGAGCAGGTTGAGCCGCCACTTGTGGAATATGTTGAGTCTTTGCTAACCCAGCACGATGCCGCCTTGGATTTAAAAACTTTCAAGCTGGTTGACGAGCTGTCTGGACGCCAAATGGGCTTGCGTGCCGATATCACGCCGCAAGTGGCGCGAATTGATTCGCATATTCTGAATCGCCAAGGCGTTACACGTTTGTGTTATACCGGCTCTGTATTGTGCACGCGCCCAGATGGTTTGTTGTCGACGCGCCAGCCGCGCCAAATCGGAGCCGAAATCTACGGCTGCGCCAGCTTAGCCGCCGATGTTGAAATTATTGAATTGATGTTTGCCAGCTTAGCTGAAGCTGGTGTGATGGATGTTACGCTTGAAGTCGGGCACATCGGCTTATTTACTGCTTTAGCCGATGCTGCCAATTTTCAGGGTGAAGTGCGCCAACTGGCGTTTAACGCCTTAAAGCAAAAAGACAGCCCGACTTTGAAAGCGCTTACAGAAGATGTCGATGCTAAATTGGCGCAAGGTTTACTCGCGCTGGCTAATTGCTATGGTGATCTTGGTGTTCTGCAGCGTGCGCGTGAGGTTTTGCCAAATCTCGCAGCAGTTACAACCGCATTGAATACCTTGGAGCAACTGCATACGGCGCTCAGTGCACGAGGGATTGCCGTGCGCTTTGATTTAGCAGAACTACCTGGTAGTTATTACCATACGGGCTTGGTATTTAACGCCTACGCCAAAGGGTTTACCAATGCCGTTTCGCGCGGTGGACGGTATGATAGTGTCGGTGAAAAGTTTGGTCGTTCACGCCCTGCAACTGGTTTTAGTATCGATTTACGCTCTCTCACTTCAGTGCCGTTTCCACATCGCAAAGCTGGAATTTTAGCCCCAGCTAGTGACGATGTTGCTTTATTACAGCTGATTCGTAGTCTGCGTGAACAAGGTGAAACCGTGATCGTTGACCTTGGGGTGGTACAGTCTGAGGTTCAGGTGGATCGCACCTTGCAGCAAAAAGAGGGTGTTTGGCAAGTGCTAAGCCTGTAA
- a CDS encoding DUF2065 domain-containing protein codes for MSSAIWLGLGLMLVFEGIMPFALPHVWRATLKRMSEMSDGQIRTIGFCSLIIGLLISLAAT; via the coding sequence ATGAGTTCGGCGATCTGGTTGGGTTTGGGGCTAATGCTGGTGTTTGAAGGCATTATGCCCTTTGCTTTGCCACATGTTTGGCGGGCTACACTGAAACGTATGTCTGAAATGAGTGATGGACAGATTCGTACGATTGGTTTTTGTTCGTTGATTATTGGTTTATTAATTTCGCTGGCGGCGACTTAA
- the hflC gene encoding protease modulator HflC, which produces MNKIMPLLAAVFFGLFVFSTMFFTLDQRQYAIVFQFSEAVRVIKDPGFHFKIPLLQEVRYFDKRIQTIDEESPARIQTIEKMNVKADSFIKYQIVDVEKYYKAVGVDQRKGVDRLRNTVNNMLRDEFGKRTVQDVISGQRDEVMKHVRKVADADAARIGVQVLDVRIKRVELEDSTLNSVYERMQSERKAVASQLRAEGSAAAEKIKADADKQREVILADAYNQAQQLKGEGDAKAAALYSEAYGKNPEFYAFYKSLDAYKQSFAKKSDVMVIDPSADFFKYMKNPRAGSGK; this is translated from the coding sequence ATGAATAAAATTATGCCTTTGTTGGCCGCCGTATTTTTTGGTCTATTCGTCTTTTCAACGATGTTTTTTACCTTGGATCAGCGTCAATATGCGATCGTGTTTCAGTTTTCTGAAGCAGTGCGCGTGATAAAAGATCCAGGTTTTCATTTCAAAATACCGCTGTTACAAGAAGTTCGGTACTTTGACAAACGCATTCAAACCATCGATGAAGAGTCTCCTGCGCGAATTCAAACCATCGAAAAAATGAACGTGAAAGCGGATAGCTTCATCAAATATCAGATTGTCGATGTAGAAAAATACTACAAAGCAGTTGGTGTTGATCAACGTAAGGGCGTCGATCGTTTAAGAAATACCGTAAATAATATGTTGCGTGATGAGTTCGGTAAACGTACGGTGCAAGACGTTATTTCTGGGCAGCGCGACGAAGTAATGAAGCACGTTCGTAAAGTGGCCGATGCTGATGCTGCACGCATTGGTGTTCAAGTTTTAGATGTGCGCATCAAACGTGTTGAGCTTGAGGACAGTACGCTCAATTCGGTCTACGAACGAATGCAGTCAGAGCGTAAAGCTGTAGCGAGCCAATTGCGTGCAGAAGGAAGTGCGGCAGCAGAGAAGATTAAAGCCGATGCTGATAAGCAACGTGAAGTGATTTTGGCGGACGCCTACAACCAAGCCCAGCAATTGAAGGGTGAGGGCGATGCCAAGGCGGCTGCATTGTATTCCGAAGCGTACGGTAAAAATCCAGAATTCTATGCTTTCTATAAGAGCTTGGACGCTTACAAGCAAAGCTTTGCGAAGAAAAGCGATGTTATGGTCATCGACCCTAGCGCTGACTTCTTTAAATACATGAAAAATCCACGTGCGGGCTCGGGTAAATGA
- the hflK gene encoding FtsH protease activity modulator HflK: MSQNDPQWGGGRKGNNGGPPDLDDIFRSITDKFNRLMGGKPAMNQPSGKSGSTGALVLAGGLFVLWVGSGIYVVDERENAVITRFGKYTQTVESAGLKWHLPYPIEAREIVNMTELRSLEVGVRGSAAAGDESTMLTGDQNIIEVQLEVQYNLNSARDFLFNSRLEDKDGRDVVKQAAETAIREVVGKNKVDYVLNEGRGKIGEDTKEIIQELLTKYGTGISVSRVNISDVQPPEQVQAAFSDAVKARQDRARLINEGTAYANDVVPKASGMAARLNEEALGYRQQVVARAEGDASRFRQIAAEYAKAPQVTRDRMYLDTMQTVYQNTTKIMVDQKSNGNLLYLPLDKLMQMNVQGEVAPAAAPGKTVEVPATVPVNEAPTAGSARGQRDGR; this comes from the coding sequence ATGAGTCAGAATGATCCGCAGTGGGGTGGTGGCCGTAAAGGCAATAATGGTGGCCCTCCTGATTTAGATGACATTTTTCGCTCGATTACCGACAAATTTAACCGCCTAATGGGTGGTAAGCCTGCAATGAACCAACCCTCAGGTAAAAGTGGTTCTACTGGGGCTCTGGTTTTGGCTGGTGGGTTGTTTGTGTTATGGGTTGGCTCTGGTATTTATGTGGTGGATGAGCGAGAGAATGCGGTCATTACTCGTTTTGGTAAATATACTCAAACCGTTGAAAGCGCTGGTTTGAAGTGGCATTTACCCTATCCGATTGAAGCACGCGAAATTGTAAACATGACTGAGCTGCGCAGCTTGGAAGTGGGGGTGCGTGGTTCTGCTGCCGCGGGTGATGAAAGCACCATGCTAACTGGTGATCAAAACATCATCGAAGTGCAGCTTGAGGTGCAATATAACCTCAACTCGGCACGCGATTTCTTGTTTAATAGCCGCCTAGAAGATAAAGATGGCCGTGATGTTGTAAAGCAAGCGGCTGAAACGGCAATTCGTGAAGTAGTCGGTAAAAATAAGGTTGATTACGTACTGAACGAAGGTCGCGGCAAGATCGGCGAAGATACCAAAGAGATTATTCAAGAGTTGTTGACCAAATATGGCACGGGCATCTCAGTGTCACGCGTTAATATTTCCGATGTTCAGCCACCTGAGCAGGTGCAGGCTGCATTTAGTGATGCGGTCAAGGCTCGTCAAGATCGCGCGCGTTTGATTAACGAAGGTACTGCCTACGCCAATGATGTGGTACCTAAAGCCAGTGGTATGGCTGCTCGCTTGAATGAAGAAGCCTTGGGTTATCGTCAGCAGGTGGTGGCGCGTGCCGAAGGTGATGCGTCGCGCTTCCGTCAGATCGCTGCTGAGTATGCAAAAGCACCACAGGTAACGCGTGATCGTATGTATCTCGATACAATGCAAACTGTGTATCAGAACACCACCAAAATCATGGTCGATCAAAAATCGAATGGCAATTTGTTATATTTGCCACTGGATAAGTTGATGCAAATGAATGTCCAGGGTGAGGTTGCGCCAGCTGCTGCGCCAGGTAAAACTGTGGAAGTGCCTGCAACAGTCCCAGTGAATGAAGCTCCCACGGCTGGTTCAGCGCGTGGTCAGCGTGACGGTCGATAA
- the hflX gene encoding GTPase HflX, translating into MFERHQGGDEAILVCLDFGEPDYRDGVDEFVELVKSAGVIPLQIIEGKRQRPDPAYFAGSGKADEIAQAVAEHQAQLVIFNHQLSPAQERNLEKKAQCRVLDRTTLILDIFAQRARTAEGKLQVELAQLAHIQTRLIRGWTHLERQKGGVGLRGPGETQLETDRRLIGIRVKRLKDQLQTVQKQRATQRKARDRNREFTVSIVGYTNAGKSTLFNALTKAKIYVANQLFATLDTTSRKLFLDAEHSIVLSDTVGFIRQLPHTLVAAFRATLEETINADLLLHVVDINHPMRELQIAEVNKVLTEIGAEHIPQLMVFNKIDQKLLPAEMQRNEYDKIHTVKLSAIQGDGLDLLRAALIEAMSQSQKEE; encoded by the coding sequence ATGTTTGAACGCCATCAAGGCGGTGATGAGGCAATTTTAGTTTGTCTCGATTTTGGTGAACCCGATTACCGCGATGGTGTCGATGAATTTGTCGAGTTGGTAAAGTCCGCTGGTGTGATTCCCTTGCAAATCATCGAAGGCAAGCGCCAGCGTCCTGATCCAGCCTATTTTGCAGGTAGTGGTAAAGCGGATGAGATTGCACAAGCTGTTGCCGAGCACCAAGCGCAGCTGGTGATTTTTAATCATCAGCTTTCTCCTGCGCAAGAACGAAACTTAGAGAAAAAAGCACAGTGTCGTGTACTGGATCGTACGACGCTCATTTTGGACATATTTGCGCAAAGAGCACGCACTGCTGAGGGTAAATTGCAGGTTGAATTAGCGCAATTAGCGCATATTCAGACACGATTGATCCGAGGTTGGACCCACTTGGAGCGCCAAAAAGGCGGTGTAGGCTTACGCGGGCCGGGTGAGACGCAGCTCGAAACTGACCGTCGTTTGATCGGTATTCGCGTTAAGCGGCTAAAAGATCAGCTACAAACAGTGCAAAAGCAGCGTGCCACGCAACGTAAAGCGCGTGATCGAAATCGTGAGTTTACTGTTTCGATTGTTGGCTATACCAATGCCGGAAAATCAACGCTGTTTAATGCCTTAACCAAGGCGAAAATATATGTTGCAAATCAGTTGTTTGCCACACTAGATACGACTAGCAGAAAGTTGTTTTTAGATGCTGAGCATTCTATTGTTCTGTCTGACACTGTTGGATTTATTCGCCAGTTGCCACACACATTAGTCGCTGCATTTCGCGCCACCTTAGAAGAAACAATTAACGCTGATTTGCTTTTGCACGTGGTTGATATCAACCATCCGATGCGTGAATTGCAAATCGCAGAAGTCAATAAAGTATTAACTGAAATTGGTGCGGAACATATTCCCCAGTTGATGGTCTTTAATAAGATTGATCAAAAATTATTGCCCGCAGAAATGCAGCGCAATGAATATGATAAAATCCATACAGTTAAATTAAGTGCAATCCAAGGAGATGGCCTTGATTTACTTCGTGCCGCGTTGATTGAAGCAATGAGCCAATCGCAAAAGGAAGAATAA
- the hfq gene encoding RNA chaperone Hfq, translating into MSAKGQMLQDPFLNILRKEHVPVSIYLVNGIKLQGQIESFDQYVVLLRNTVTQMVYKHAISTVVPSRSVNVPHDNPAAATTED; encoded by the coding sequence ATGAGTGCTAAGGGGCAAATGTTGCAAGATCCTTTTTTAAACATCTTGCGCAAAGAGCATGTGCCAGTGTCAATTTATTTAGTGAATGGCATTAAGTTGCAAGGGCAAATCGAATCGTTTGACCAATATGTGGTGTTGTTGCGTAACACAGTTACTCAAATGGTATATAAGCATGCGATTTCGACGGTGGTGCCTTCACGTTCTGTGAATGTGCCACATGACAATCCTGCGGCAGCAACTACTGAAGATTAA
- the der gene encoding ribosome biogenesis GTPase Der — protein sequence MKPTIALVGRPNVGKSTLFNRLTKTRDALVADQPGLTRDRHYGHGKVGEKPYLVIDTGGFEPVVDEGIMFEMAKQTLQAVDEADAIVFIVDGRNGLTPQDKIIANRLRQGDRPVWVAVNKIEGMNRAVMTAEFHELGLGDPVAISATHGEGVRDLINEILEGFPEPEPEEEITHPMFAIVGRPNVGKSTLVNTILGEERVIAFDAPGTTRDSVFIDFERNGQNYTVIDTAGVRRRGKVTDMIEKFSVIKTMQAIEDCNVVILVLDATQDVSDQDAKIAGFVLESGRALVVAINKWEAADEEQRNTIKREIGRKLAFLEFAKFHYISALQGKGVGDLFGSIHQAYDAAMIKIPTPKLTRALQLAMERQQPPIAGKIRPKMRYAHQGGSNPPVVVIHGNALEAVPASYWRYLEHFFMKTFKLQGTPLRVQFKKGGNPFEGKAPPKLNRRGNK from the coding sequence ATGAAACCAACAATTGCCCTAGTGGGCCGCCCCAATGTGGGCAAATCAACTTTATTTAATCGTTTGACTAAAACACGCGATGCCTTGGTTGCTGATCAACCTGGCTTAACACGTGATCGTCACTACGGGCACGGCAAAGTGGGTGAAAAGCCCTACCTTGTGATTGATACTGGCGGTTTTGAGCCAGTTGTCGACGAAGGCATTATGTTTGAGATGGCTAAGCAGACATTGCAAGCGGTCGACGAAGCTGATGCGATTGTATTTATCGTTGACGGCCGAAATGGTTTGACGCCACAAGACAAAATTATTGCAAACCGCTTGCGTCAGGGTGATCGCCCTGTCTGGGTTGCGGTCAATAAAATCGAAGGCATGAATCGCGCGGTGATGACCGCTGAGTTTCATGAATTGGGTTTGGGCGATCCCGTTGCGATTTCTGCTACCCACGGTGAGGGCGTACGTGATCTGATTAATGAGATTTTGGAAGGCTTTCCAGAGCCTGAGCCAGAAGAAGAAATCACGCACCCAATGTTCGCGATTGTTGGCCGTCCGAATGTTGGTAAGTCGACCTTGGTGAATACCATTCTTGGTGAAGAGCGTGTTATTGCGTTTGATGCGCCAGGTACTACACGCGATTCGGTATTTATTGATTTTGAGCGCAACGGGCAAAATTACACCGTCATTGATACTGCGGGTGTTCGTCGTCGTGGCAAAGTAACCGATATGATCGAGAAGTTTTCGGTTATTAAGACGATGCAAGCGATTGAAGATTGTAATGTGGTCATTTTGGTGCTGGATGCTACGCAAGATGTTTCCGATCAAGATGCCAAAATTGCAGGCTTCGTTCTAGAGTCGGGTCGCGCACTAGTTGTTGCAATTAATAAGTGGGAAGCTGCTGATGAAGAGCAGCGCAATACGATTAAGCGTGAAATTGGTCGTAAGCTTGCATTCTTAGAGTTTGCTAAGTTTCACTATATTTCGGCCCTGCAAGGTAAAGGTGTTGGCGATTTGTTTGGATCAATTCACCAGGCCTATGATGCTGCAATGATCAAGATTCCAACGCCAAAATTGACTCGTGCGCTGCAATTGGCGATGGAACGTCAGCAACCACCAATCGCGGGCAAGATTCGTCCGAAGATGCGTTATGCTCACCAAGGTGGTAGTAATCCACCTGTTGTTGTGATCCACGGCAATGCACTCGAAGCTGTACCTGCATCATACTGGCGTTATCTTGAGCATTTCTTTATGAAAACCTTCAAGCTGCAAGGTACACCGCTGCGTGTGCAATTTAAGAAGGGTGGTAATCCATTTGAAGGGAAAGCGCCTCCCAAACTAAATCGCCGTGGTAATAAATAA
- the bamB gene encoding outer membrane protein assembly factor BamB, which yields MRGLRYAVLASALALAACSSTSNIPDPSPLPVLSKNTPAKLLWKNSVGNDTIYRFQPAFFGDDVAVVGGNNNLALLDRKTGRTKWQVKLEQEIAGGVGVGNNLVAAGSLKGDVIALDLTTGKTIWSVKTSSEVIASPLVERGLVIVRSADGKVSAFSAEKGELKWVYQRPQPALQLRNYAPPVVADGIVYVGQAAGRLSALALEDGRVLWEAPIALPRGASDLERVTDIVSPPVVHADMVCAVAYQGRVACISTKNGSLVWTREISSWAGLGIDERHVYVTDVKGHINAFERNTGRSVWKQDKLAYRFVSAPAVLGNQVVVGDLEGYLHYLDPEDGSLVGQQATDGSRIYLAPQSVGTEALVQTRKGSLYLLGAQ from the coding sequence ATGCGAGGTTTGCGCTACGCTGTACTAGCCAGCGCTTTAGCTTTGGCTGCCTGCTCGAGTACGAGCAATATTCCTGATCCATCCCCGTTGCCGGTCTTGAGTAAAAATACGCCAGCTAAACTGCTATGGAAAAATTCGGTTGGCAATGACACAATTTATCGCTTTCAACCAGCTTTTTTTGGTGATGATGTTGCTGTGGTTGGTGGCAACAATAATTTGGCCTTATTGGATCGTAAAACTGGCCGTACCAAATGGCAGGTCAAGCTTGAGCAGGAAATTGCTGGTGGTGTAGGAGTAGGTAATAACCTCGTTGCTGCGGGCAGTTTAAAAGGCGATGTCATCGCGCTCGATTTAACGACTGGCAAAACGATCTGGAGCGTGAAAACTTCTAGTGAAGTGATTGCTTCACCTTTGGTTGAACGTGGTTTGGTCATTGTTCGCTCGGCAGATGGCAAGGTTAGTGCCTTTTCTGCCGAAAAGGGTGAGTTGAAGTGGGTGTACCAGCGTCCACAGCCTGCTTTGCAACTGCGTAACTATGCGCCACCTGTCGTTGCTGATGGCATCGTTTATGTAGGGCAAGCAGCCGGGCGTTTGTCTGCCTTGGCTTTAGAAGATGGTCGTGTTTTATGGGAAGCTCCGATTGCTTTGCCTCGCGGCGCCAGTGACCTTGAGCGTGTAACGGATATTGTAAGCCCACCTGTCGTTCATGCTGATATGGTTTGTGCGGTGGCGTATCAAGGCCGTGTGGCGTGCATTAGCACCAAAAATGGTTCTTTAGTTTGGACACGAGAAATTTCGAGTTGGGCCGGTCTTGGTATTGACGAGCGCCACGTCTACGTGACGGATGTCAAAGGCCATATCAATGCCTTTGAACGCAATACTGGGCGTTCAGTATGGAAGCAGGATAAATTGGCGTATCGCTTTGTCAGTGCGCCAGCAGTATTGGGTAATCAGGTTGTAGTAGGTGATCTTGAAGGTTATTTGCACTATCTTGACCCTGAAGATGGGTCTTTGGTGGGGCAGCAAGCCACCGATGGCAGCCGTATTTATTTAGCACCGCAATCGGTCGGTACCGAAGCCTTGGTTCAGACGCGAAAAGGCAGTTTGTATTTGCTTGGTGCACAGTAA
- a CDS encoding tetratricopeptide repeat protein, producing the protein MAAFDLQEQEQIAELKAWWHGWGKSLAAAVILALLAYAAWAGWQSWQKRQAAKAADLYVQLQVQAADADKFGATLTTLKTDFKDSPYTARAALAAAKLAYMNGDSAKTRDELNWVINNAKEISLRDTAKLRLASVLLDDKKFDEALALVKAPEEETYSALFAEMRGDVQFAKNDVSAAADSYRQAIAKLPKDSPNLKLVEVKLDVLGAK; encoded by the coding sequence ATGGCAGCTTTTGATTTACAAGAACAAGAACAAATTGCCGAGCTGAAAGCTTGGTGGCATGGCTGGGGGAAATCTCTGGCTGCCGCTGTTATTTTAGCTTTGCTTGCTTACGCTGCTTGGGCTGGTTGGCAAAGCTGGCAAAAACGTCAAGCGGCTAAGGCTGCGGATTTGTACGTGCAATTGCAGGTGCAGGCTGCGGATGCCGATAAATTTGGCGCTACATTAACTACGCTTAAAACTGATTTTAAAGATTCACCGTATACCGCTCGCGCCGCATTAGCCGCCGCGAAGTTGGCATATATGAATGGCGATTCTGCCAAAACGCGCGATGAATTAAATTGGGTTATCAATAACGCCAAAGAAATTTCATTACGAGACACAGCAAAATTGCGTCTAGCCAGCGTGTTGTTGGATGACAAAAAATTTGATGAAGCCTTAGCCTTGGTAAAGGCGCCAGAGGAAGAAACCTATTCAGCTTTGTTCGCTGAAATGCGTGGTGATGTTCAATTTGCTAAAAATGACGTTTCTGCAGCCGCAGATTCTTACCGCCAAGCAATTGCAAAACTGCCGAAAGATTCACCGAATCTCAAATTGGTTGAAGTAAAACTTGATGTACTTGGAGCTAAGTAA
- the hisS gene encoding histidine--tRNA ligase, producing the protein MAQTIQGIRGMNDVLPQEVSQWQFFERVSREWLAAYGYSQIRMPIVESTHLFVRGVGEHTDIVEKEMYAFEDRLNGEKLTLRPEGTAGCVRACIEHGLLYNQTQRLWYMGPMFRHERPQKGRLRQFNQLGVEVFGFATPDVDAEVILMLADLWRRLGLTGLTLELNSLGDTSERAAHRAELIKYLEGYVDILDEDGKRRLYTNPLRVLDTKNPALQEMAENAPRLSDFLGEESKAHFEGVKALLDDAGIAYVINPRLVRGLDYYNRTVFEWTTTELGAQGTVAAGGRYDGLVEQLGGKPCPAVGFGMGIERLILLLEAQNISAPPQAPDVYVVSQGDVAARYAFGAAQRLRAIGLNVIYHAGGGSFKSQFKKADQSGARYALIIGDGEMENQTANIKVLTGEQKGEQQTVSQDQLVSVFSSLK; encoded by the coding sequence ATGGCTCAAACCATTCAAGGGATTCGCGGCATGAACGACGTTCTGCCGCAAGAGGTGTCACAGTGGCAGTTTTTTGAGCGCGTCTCGCGCGAGTGGCTAGCTGCCTACGGCTACAGCCAAATTCGCATGCCTATCGTTGAGTCAACGCATTTGTTTGTTCGCGGCGTTGGTGAACACACGGATATCGTTGAAAAAGAAATGTATGCCTTTGAGGATAGACTCAATGGTGAAAAACTAACGCTGCGCCCTGAAGGGACTGCAGGCTGTGTGCGTGCGTGTATCGAGCATGGTTTGCTTTATAACCAAACCCAACGCCTTTGGTATATGGGGCCAATGTTCCGACACGAGCGACCACAAAAAGGGCGTCTGCGGCAGTTTAACCAATTAGGTGTTGAAGTATTTGGCTTTGCAACGCCGGATGTAGACGCTGAAGTTATTCTGATGTTGGCCGATCTCTGGCGTCGCTTAGGTTTGACGGGTTTGACCTTGGAGCTTAATTCACTGGGTGATACTAGCGAGCGTGCAGCTCACCGCGCCGAGTTGATTAAATACCTTGAGGGGTATGTTGATATACTCGATGAGGATGGCAAGCGCCGACTATATACCAACCCTTTGCGTGTTTTAGATACCAAAAATCCTGCACTGCAAGAAATGGCGGAAAACGCACCCCGCTTGAGTGATTTTTTAGGGGAAGAATCGAAAGCGCATTTCGAGGGTGTTAAAGCCTTGCTAGATGATGCGGGGATTGCTTATGTTATTAACCCGCGTTTGGTTCGTGGTCTGGACTACTATAACCGCACTGTTTTTGAGTGGACGACGACAGAATTAGGTGCACAGGGTACGGTTGCCGCGGGTGGGCGCTATGATGGCCTAGTCGAGCAATTGGGCGGCAAGCCTTGCCCAGCGGTGGGTTTTGGTATGGGGATTGAGCGCCTAATTCTATTGCTTGAAGCTCAAAATATCTCGGCTCCACCGCAAGCTCCTGATGTGTATGTGGTAAGTCAGGGTGATGTAGCGGCACGTTACGCATTTGGAGCTGCTCAACGATTACGCGCAATCGGTCTCAATGTGATATATCATGCTGGCGGCGGTAGTTTTAAATCACAATTTAAAAAAGCCGATCAGTCTGGGGCCCGATATGCATTGATTATTGGTGACGGTGAAATGGAAAACCAAACTGCCAATATCAAAGTATTAACCGGCGAACAGAAGGGCGAACAGCAAACAGTTTCGCAAGATCAATTGGTTAGTGTGTTTAGTAGTCTTAAATAA